Below is a window of Synchiropus splendidus isolate RoL2022-P1 chromosome 9, RoL_Sspl_1.0, whole genome shotgun sequence DNA.
CTCTCCCAGCCTGGTCTCGGCGTGGCGCTCACCGTGTACCGGGCCGGCTGCAGGACCACGCCAAACTGGCCCTCCAGGGACGGCAGCGGGTGACCCGGCGGCACCGAGAAGCTGAATCGCTGCAGGAtccaggagaggaagaggaagagttcCATCTTAGCCAAGACCTCTCCCAAACACACCCGGAGCCCAGCGCCGAAGGGCAGGTAGCTGGAGGAGGGCAGGACCAGACCTGTGCCCTCGCTGTTCAGGAAGCGGCCTGCAGGAGCACACGACACATCAGTCACCTGTGGCCCGGCTTCTGAGAGCAGCTGATGTGGCTCCTCACTGGGGTCGAAGAGCTCCGGGTTCTTCCACTCTCTTTGGTCGTGGTGCAGCGACCACAGGTTGATGATCACTCTGGTTCCTCTTCTCACGGTGAAGTCGCCGACGCTGCACAGAGACAGGAGACAGAAGCTGCAGGACGTTCTCCAGAGGCAGAGCACAGACTCCACTACCTGGTGTCACTGAGGGCCACGTGGGGGATGAGGAGGGGGGCCACAGGGCGGATCCTCAGCACCTCCCTGATGGTGGCCTCCAGGTAGGGCAGCTGACCTCTGTCACTCAGCTGCGGCTGCCTGTCGCGTCCCACTGTAcggtccagctcctcctggattCGGCCCTGCACCTGAACGTTTAGGACACGCAGCTCACTCTCTGTCCCCTCTTCTCTCTGAGGTCCTACCTGCGGGTGATGGAGGAGGTAGGTGATGGCCCACTTCAGGACAGTGGTGGTGGTCTCCACGCCGGCACCGAAGATGTCGCCCACCGTCATGAGGATGTGGTCGTCACTCAGGCCCACAGAGCTGCCGCTGAGCTCCGCTGAGTTGTTGTTTTCAGCGCTGCGTTGCGCCCGCAATAGCGCGTCCAGCAGGTCCCGCTGCATGTGGTCGCTGTAGTCCACCTGTTGGGGGCGCCACTCACAGTCAACTGGACTTCACTCGTCTTCTAATCAACTGAAGATAGAGGTGGGCATTATGATGACATTAACAGTTCCAGttgacaatgagaaggtgttgaggagcaaccaaggtgaggagatcacatggattggctgccattctttctctccactctactgtagagctccagtgtgttgatgcgctgatctgtccgtcagtcaaagcagcgctgctgtggtgcgccgtgctcctcttcccacacactcacagccaagaagccgctcacatgagcaacttcctgctgtttttaaacctgatgcgcctctaactggaccacacactttcaccacagaaccatggagggagggagggagggatccttgtcagaGCCACCAccacaccaaagactgtctgcaccgcagagctaacagagctaacctgacgtctcacttcaaaactttattgatactcatggactgtcaaagtttgctctgtggtttaaaaagtggtgaaaaactaaatgcacaacaaaataaatgtgctccaaaatgtgaagagagaaagaatcattgtttttatgaagcaagttcaggcaaagaagctgaggatttgtctggaaactcaaaactacaatgaaATCATgtaaaagagaagtgataaaatcgaaaagtaaataaatcatgatatatgttGCCATacttttcaatgaaccaagtgttcCGTGGCTTGACAAAGGTTGAAAAAAACTCGATTCTAAACCTATTCTTCCACGCATCGCTCCCACTTCATCAACGGCAGCAGTGTCtgaggtgacctttgacctaagAGCTTACCTTGTGCTCCTCGAACTTCCTCTGCAGCAGTTGATCTCGGACAGCGACGCAGCGTTTCAGCAGTTGAAGGCCAGCATTGGGAAAGTACTGGAAAAGAAACCGTTGTCAAGGTGTTGCCatggtgttgccatggtgataagCATCGGGTGGAGGGTTGGACGCCGACCTGCAGCCAAGGATAGATGTCCACAAGACTGTCTTTGGCCACCGTGTCCACGATGCCCTGACTGTACCGCAGCATGTCCTCGAACTCGGGCTCTCCTCTGCTGTACGAGGAGTTGAAGCACAGCGAGCAGATCACGTTGGTGACGGCTCTGGTCAGCTCCGGCGAGAGATCCAGGGACAGACCTGCGGCAGCAGTGTCAGCCAGGAGGCAGCACAGAGAGCCGGCTTCTGCACAGACTGAGACACAGGAAGACACGAGCTTGAGCCACCGCATGTCTGTCCACATCCTGCATTAGACCCTGCTCTGTGGGTTGACTTTCCTGCATCTGTTTTGTGTGTAATGTCCTCAGAATGGCTCGTGCTCTCAGTTGTTATTGATCAGAGTGACAATGTGTCACCTGGTTCAGGTGTTTACTCTGAATTCACTATTGAAACTGTTGGCATTTCATTCTAGTGATCCGTACTCTCGTGTTCCTGTCGACTCTGGAGGTTTGCATGAACTCGAC
It encodes the following:
- the LOC128765047 gene encoding steroid 17-alpha-hydroxylase/17,20 lyase: MALLVCFIVFCSACLAFAVFQLRRRGSLQGLREPPGLPSLPVLGSLLSLRSSLQPHLLFQEMQEKYGPTYSLMMGPHPTLIINQHAHAKEVLLKRGKTFAGRPRTVTTDVLTRDGKDIAFGDYSPTWRFHRKVVHRALSMFGEGSASIEKIICAEAGSLCCLLADTAAAGLSLDLSPELTRAVTNVICSLCFNSSYSRGEPEFEDMLRYSQGIVDTVAKDSLVDIYPWLQYFPNAGLQLLKRCVAVRDQLLQRKFEEHKVDYSDHMQRDLLDALLRAQRSAENNNSAELSGSSVGLSDDHILMTVGDIFGAGVETTTTVLKWAITYLLHHPQVQGRIQEELDRTVGRDRQPQLSDRGQLPYLEATIREVLRIRPVAPLLIPHVALSDTSVGDFTVRRGTRVIINLWSLHHDQREWKNPELFDPSRFLNSEGTGLVLPSSSYLPFGAGLRVCLGEVLAKMELFLFLSWILQRFSFSVPPGHPLPSLEGQFGVVLQPARYTVSATPRPGWESKLTSTLHS